The Dioscorea cayenensis subsp. rotundata cultivar TDr96_F1 chromosome 7, TDr96_F1_v2_PseudoChromosome.rev07_lg8_w22 25.fasta, whole genome shotgun sequence genome includes a region encoding these proteins:
- the LOC120264522 gene encoding LOW QUALITY PROTEIN: probable aspartic proteinase GIP2 (The sequence of the model RefSeq protein was modified relative to this genomic sequence to represent the inferred CDS: deleted 1 base in 1 codon), which produces MHEFMKPIKSSPTSSTSIINSMASQHYHELLLSTLLFLFISLSTQSHETLVFPVRKDPTTLQYITGIYQRTPLVPVKLLVDIGSGFMWVNCDNHYISSSYRPAQCNSKECALAESMTCNTCNGSPGPNCNNNTCGLFPENSIINLSTTGDVIDDVVLFRSIHGNFATVPHFLFSCGGNNLMEGLASGVDGAVGFGRTKIGIPTQLSSVFNIHPQFALCLSSSPSSNGFVFVGNGGNYKLAPGIDVSSSLMRTPLIINPVSTGGVSFEGETSSEYFIGVSSIKIDGKAVKINTTLLEIDDEGVGGTKISTVTPFTSVETSIYKSVTRVFIKAAEAKKMKSVAPVKPFKACFSSESIKSTRVGPDVPIIDLVFGSEDVYWRVFGANSMVEVKEKGVVCLGLVDGGLSPRTSIVIGGHQLENNFLEFDLATSVLRFSSSLLFRQTTCANFYFGAKP; this is translated from the exons atgcaTGAATTCATGAAGCCAATAAAATCCAGcccaacatcatcaacatcgaTCATCAACTCAATGGCTTCTCAACACTACCATGAACTACTACTCTCCACTTTACTCTTTCTCTTCATCTCCCTCTCCACTCAAAGCCATGAAACCCTGGTTTTCCCTGTCAGAAAAGATCCCACCACCCTCCAATACATCACTGGCATTTACCAAAGAACTCCTCTCGTCCCCGTCAAGCTCCTCGTCGACATTGGAAGCGGCTTCATGTGGGTAAACTGTGACAATCACTACATCTCATCATCTTACCGTCCGGCGCAGTGCAACTCCAAAGAGTGTGCCCTCGCCGAGTCCATGACCTGCAACACCTGCAATGGCTCTCCCGGCCCCAACTGCAATAACAACACTTGTGGTCTCTTCCCAGAGAACTCCATCATCAATCTCAGTACCACTGGCGATGTCATTGATGATGTCGTTCTCTTTAGGTCAATTCACGGCAACTTTGCTACAGTTCCTCACTTTCTTTTCTCCTGTGGAGGAAATAATTTGATGGAAGGTTTGGCCAGTGGTGTTGATGGTGCTGTTGGCTTTGGCCGGACCAAGATCGGCATCCCAACTCAGTTGTCATCAGTTTTCAACATTCATCCACAGTTCGCATTGTGTCTTTCTTCATCTCCATCCTCTAATGGTTTCGTCTTTGTTGGTAATGGAGGCAATTACAAGCTAGCCCCTGGTATTGATGTTTCCAGCTCTCTTATGAGAACACCACTAATAATTAACCCTGTGAGCACTGGAGGAGTCTCCTTCGAAGGAGAAACATCGTCTGAGTATTTCATTGGAGTTAGCTCAATAAAGATTGACGGCAAAGCAGTGAAGATAAACACAACACTGCTGGAAATAGATGATGAAGGAGTTGGGGGAACAAAGATAAGCACGGTGACACCATTCACTAGCGTGGAGACAAGCATCTATAAGTCAGTAACCAGGGTATTCATCAAGGCAGCTGAAGCTAAGAAGATGAAGAGTGTGGCACCAGTGAAACCGTTCAAGGCTTGTTTTAGCTCTGAGAGTATAAAGAGCACCAGGGTTGGGCCTGACGTGCCAATTATTGACCTGGTTTTTGGCAGTGAGGATGTTTATTGGAGGGTGTTCGGAGCTAACTCAATGGTGGAGGTGAAGGAGAAAGGAGTGGTTTGCTTGGGTTTGGTTGATGGAGGATTGAGTCCTCGTACTTCGATTGTGATCGGTGGGCATCAACTGGAGAATAAC TTCTTGGAGTTTGATTTGGCTACTTCTGTTCTTCGGTTTAGCTCTTCCCTGCTGTTTCGACAGACCACTTGTGCAAACTTTTATTTTGGTGCCAAGCCTTAG